The genome window TAACTGATTTCTGTAAACACACATACCCCTTGCAcagttcacacacacatatataggccCCATGGTTTAGTACACAGGCATCCAGATACTTCAATCCgtcatgaaagccagtgtggtgtagtggttaagagcaggtggactctaatctggagaacagagtttgattccccactcctccacatgagtggcagactcttatttggtgaactggatttgattccctgctcctacacatgatgtctcctgggtgaccttgagctagtcaccattctctctgaattctctcagccccacttacctcacaagaagtccgttgtggggagaggaagggaaatgagtttgtaagctcctttgaggctccttacaagatattaaagggaggatataaatccaaactcctcctcttgtACAAATACATGAAATCCCCAAGTATATTTGTATACATTATTTCCTCTGGTGCACTGTTTCAGTATGTGTGAGTACTATTATATCTGATCAGTAGTTGGTTTTGCTGCAGGCCTttttgggaaggaaggaggcttGAGTCCTTAAGGCCCGCCCTCTatcccctaaggcaggggtgtcaaacatgcatcCTGGGAGTGAGGCAGTGGGATTCTTCaggtggcttgtgggcctgatacaccctctcaaggcagccaccacACCCCACCCTACTGCAGGCTCACGGATGAGTTCAGCACTTCTGCCTTAAGGTGTTGCTCCAGCTTTACCTCCCAGCCACACTGGTTTTATTTTTACTTATGGCTGTCCAACTTCAGGAAGGGGATTCAGGCAATGCcaggggtggaggatgggagCAAGGCTTGAACAAGTAGTCTTTAGCTGGTAATCCGAAGATTACACAAACTTGTGAACATATAAGCACTGGTTCAAACACCCCTGACAGCACACATAAGAACCTCTGAGACATACACATAAATTGCTATAAAGGGCAATACTGATCTTTCTGATAGACATCCAGACTGTGAACAAGATGGCTTCAGACATAAATGCAAGCCatatgtattatcgaaggctttcatggccggattcaactggttgttgtgggttttccaggctgcatggcagtggtctgatagatcttgttcttaacgtttcgcctgcatctgtggctggcattttcagaggtgtatcacagagggaagtctattacacactgtgtccagtgagtcCAGCAAGCCGTATGATTTATGCCCAACATGGTTTTGAAGGGGAAGTGCTGTAAGGATCCCATTCTTTGTCTTCAGTCTAATAGTTCACTGCTTTTGTATTTGGGATGGAAGGGAAAATGCCTACAGTGAAATAGGCAAACAGAAGGAACAGCTGGCAACCAGGTGTGGgctggctttctctctctctctccctgatgCAATTGCTAAGAAGTGAGTCTGTATCTGGGATCCTTGACAGAGAAAGGAGGAAATACTGCCAGGTTTCCGACTGCTAGCTTCCTGCATCCAAATCCACAGCGGTGTTTGGGATATGGGGGGaaaaacattgcaagaaaatgaatTTGGAGTATACCCTGAAGGCAGCTAGGAAGTAGGCAAACTAAACACAGGCTGCAGTAGTCAGTCTTCACAGTATGTGCCAGTGGTTTTGGGTGGGACCACCTGTTACTTCACAAGATGATCCTcgtcacctctccttccagcactctTACCAATAATCCAGGCTTCTCTCAACTGGGCTGTTGTCCCAGGCTGACTAGCAGTGTGGCCAGGCAAGACTGTGAATATCTTACTGATGTTAGGAGCAAGAACAGTCTGCATAGTATCTTGGCACCTCCCTTAAGCCAGCACCCATGAGAACGTGGCATGCGCACTTAGTGtgggaagaaaaaaattgaatttcaggaaaagagatggtctctgtagtctagaggcCACAAGGGCTAGGGAGGCTCAGCCCAATCAATGAACTTTCTTACAGTAGGAATACAATCCGTGGGAACTAGAAAGAACTTAATAAGGAATTGTGTCTGGGCAAGGGGAACTATAAAGCCCTTTCACCTCACCTTGTATATCTGGCTTCCTCTCAAAGGATTCGAGTCACTCCCgtagttcccagcaggcaatATGTTCTAGCAAAGCAGGTTTCTTTTACTGTGTGCGCTGAAAAGTTTATATGGATTATGAAGAGGAGGAACCTTGCCTTCcacatttttccctttttcccctACCCAATAGTGACtccagggaaggaaaggaaagttgcTTAAGGAGAGAACCCCAGTTTCCTTTACATAGGAGACTGGCTCAAAAAGATGAATTGTTGTCTCACGAGCCTGAAAAGCAGAACCAAAAGGGAGGAGTAACCATGTTTGCACCCAAGTTTCCCACTTCTTACAGTGAGCTCACCCAGACTTGGGGGTGTAATTCCAGTTCACAGGACATAAATTGTAAATTCCAAGGGTCAGTTTTTAGTCAGTTCCAAGTCAAGTGTGATGGCTTTCCTTAGAAGTTCTACATGAGGTTATATAAGAAGGCTAGCTTTGGTTTTATGAGTACAGGATATGGAATATCAACCTTTCCATTTTGTGACAAAAATGGAAATCACAGCACTCATTTTGTTTCCTGTGAAAATGCAATGGTTAAAATGGTTAGAAATATCTAAAGGGTGGTGGAAAGGCTGCAGTGGTCAACAATCAGTGCACAAGCATAATCGTGGTCCAAGAAATGACGGAATATGGGAAAGGGAGAATGACTGTTTATGGACTTTTCCCGGTTGGGGCAGGTTTTTTCATTCAGAGATTATTTTACTATATACATAAACTCTTATTATGCATGCTGTAGTGCGTGTAGCAGGATTGAAGAAGGGATTGTTTACTTGCTACAGGGAATTTTTGGCTTTGAAATAACCGGGAGgtcctgttttcctttttgttgaatgGTTAGAGGCAGAGAACCCAAGGTTGAAAGAAGTCATGTGACATGAAGTCTGTGCTCCTGAAAGTATCCTGAGTCTCCATggattttgtttccttctttacTAATGagtgaggaggaggtggtggtggggagctttAGGAGTTCTGGCTTCTAGAATAACCTGCTCTAGCTGTTAGTGGATACAGCCTGTCTGCAAAGCAGTTTCCCATGGGTGCTAATTATCCTGAGGTGTGGCCCATAATTGGCCAGGTTGGAGCACTTTAATGAGGTTGTCTGGCTGTTCCCAGCCCAGGATAATAGTCAATAGTGATTGCACACACTATGGGGTGTAGTAATCGTGGGATTCCAGCCTGCCCAAGCAATGTGGCAGGGAATGAGGTAGCTGCTGAAGGACTGACGCCGAAAGAGAACCTGGGCTAACGGAAGCTGGGCAGAGCAGAATCACCCTGAGAACAAAAAAAGTAAACTTGGTCAGCTGATTTTATGCTTTTCACCTAAAATTCCAGTAAGGCTGTCTGCTGTCTGTCTTGCCATTTTTGTAACCTGGGAAAATTCCTTTTCAGAACTGTGTATACAGCCTTGAAGTCCAGAAACAAGTTGGTTGCTACTTGGTTATACCGACAAAAGTGTGTCTGTGTCTAGATGTGAATGGCAAGGCTTGTGGCTGCTAGTAACAGCCTTGCATGCCTTTCTGGTATATTTTATCCAGAGATAACCAAGTTACTATTGCTTTTGTTGTTGCAGTGTTTTTTAGCCCAATCCAACACATGTTCACTCAGAAAACTCATTCTAATAGGGCTTGCTCCCTAGTAAGCATGATTAGGATTGCTGCTTTGATAATGGAATAAGTCACACAAGCATCAAGGAACTACGGAGTGTGGGAGCTACTTTTCTTTCTGCTTCACACAGAACTGAAGAGAAATGCAGTGAAACCCAAAGGGTGAAAATGAAGGTTTCAAGGCACTTAGAAATATTTTGTTACCCAGTAGAACTAaatgcagtttgggggtgggggtgggggtggagagctgTGGTAGCTAGGCCAAGACTCCCATCTGATTAAGGATGCAAACGTAGTTCTAtagtgcttcccctccccccttctttccctcaCCTGAGAGAACACAGGAACTTCAGCAGTTGCCGGATACAGCCTGGCTCATAGTAAGGCAGAACTGGCCATCCGCTTTGGTATCCTGTCTCCAAGGGAAGGTGATGCACAGGAAACCAACCTCACTGCATTTGGTGTGTGAGGCCTTCCTTGCTTTGCAACCCCCATATCCTGACAGATTTTTCCCCCTGCCCTTTAGCCTGTGCTTtgtgggggagtgtgtgtgtggagggagttCAGATTCCTGGTAAAGAATCACACAGTGTGAGTGGGAGCCATTAGCTATGCTGTCTTTGTTCTGCTGGAGATGTGCTTGGGGCATTATCAAAGACCCTTCTGTCTATTCACAGGGGGAGTGTCTTGCAGAGGCAGTGAATGGCGTGACAGGGCCTCTAGGTGCAGTGCAGAATAGTCTGGGTTGGGATTTCCCACAAAGCAACAGGGCAGGAAAACTAAAAAGAGCCAGGACTCTGAAATTCAAACACATCTTAAATGATATGCCGTCGTGTAATGTTGCAaacaggactttttaaaaatgtgtgcttTTTAACCAGTACACCTTATGGAAGATCATAAGCTTTGTTGTAGCCATATTATgaaatctgatgaagggagctttaaccGTCAAAAGCTGATTCCTGGAATATCTTTGTTCTGTTagatgctactgaactcaaatctagctgttcttctgcagaccaacacagctaccctctgaaactatattACATAATGGTATTGAATTGTGGATGTAGATCTATAAGTGTTCTATCCATAACTCAGCTTGAACCAATAAGGATCTGACTCATGCTGAAGCAGATTGTtagtccttttatttttatttaaatatttataacatCCATTGTCTCCTCAAAGTCAAGGCATTTAGAAGAAGCAGTTTGGATTTCTAACCCACCtttatctcttgtaaggagtctcaaattgccTTCCTgtactctcctcacaacagacaccatgtgaggtaggtgaggctgagagagttctgagagaactgtgactggcccaaggcccaAGCAGCCTTCacaaggagtggggaaatcaatccatttcaccagataagagtccactgctcctaaccactacgccatgctggctgcACACCACATTTagtgcagaatttttttcctcTGACTTGCATCATGTCTCCAAGCTATCGGACAGAAGCCTTTCCTAGCCCTTCTACCCAAAGTCTTACATGCAGAGCAAATCCTCAGCCATAGGACCTTTGTGGTCCTCATCTTACGTAatgctgcgtgtgtgtgtgtggggggagataaAGATATAAaaccattcattttttaaagtatcacCCTCAAAACCTAATTTATGATAGTCTTATTTATATTTCACAAGCTCAGAATGCCTTTTGTCTAGTTAAGaagaggattttcaaagcaacaaAGGACACCGGTGAGACACTCGCAAGCACTGTATGAAGAACCTGCATCAAACCACGGCTAGAATGAAATGCCGCACAGCTTGTTGAACAAGGCTTATGAATGCTCAAGAACAAGTCAGATCCTTGACCCTGAGCAAAGGAGTTTATCCTCACCCTTCCCTTGTTAATGCTTGTAAGGATAACTCTTGGGGTTCTAGTTATTTTGTCCCAGGATGTATGATAAGCACAGAAATAAGCAATATCATTTCTTGGTTCTACTTACTTTAGTAAACAGGGATTCAGGCGTTTAAGTTGCACCAAACTCTTGTTGTATGCTAATTCAGACTATATAGTTATCTAAACTAGAAATTTGTTCACTGtctcccacccttcccccacttttAGGTAGCAATTTAACATGCAGGTAAGAGAAACCTGCCCAGACATACCTTCCTtcatctgcattttttaaaaaaagactcttgAGTGTTCAGTGTATCTTCATAATTTGATCTGAGATTTGTCAGGAAAGAAGGTGTTTCAGGCTGTttcattgctttaaaaaacaggaaTGTTTCACTGTTTTTTcctgcttaaaaaacaaaaagcttCCAAAAGACTCtcagctctctccccaccccgtTTTAGATGTGAAGAAATTATGGGTGGATTCAGTCCTCATTGCGTAGATTTATAAATAATTCGCACAGATAACAGTCTCATCTCAAAGTATAGCATTTTACAAAAGCTCTGCTCAAGACCTAAGTGCCCTAACAGGGAAAAGGTACAGTTCATGTCTCTGCCTAACTTTTACACAATCTCATGTTTAATTCAGTCACAAAGGTTGTTTGTGGGAGGCAGAACTGGAATTTAATTTTTTGAGGTGGTTGTGGGGAAGATATGTAAGAGACCACCTGCAAAGCCCTGCCCTAGCTTAAAAAAGTATCTTGCCCTAACTTGTCCAAAAGGGAGAGTTTTCTTCCCTTTGTAAATTCACAGCAGTCATGCACATGAGAGAATGTAGGGTCTTCCAAGAATTCCTCTGACTGAAAACAGCAGTAAAGGTCTACAGGTATAAGGGTGTGGAATCTTTGATCCTATCTAGCCATTCCTAGTTCTTTTCATCACTCCTGCTGTATCTTACAAGAAGGAAAAATGTACATCCAGCAGCAGCGGAAGACCCCAAAGAGCAACAGCATCATGTTCTTCTATTTGTACTGAATGCTCAGCTCTTGTAGATAAGTAGGTCAGGCTCTTTGCAGCATAACCATTCTGGTGTTTGGTGAATAGTATCAGCGCAACCAAGCTGTGACCAAGAATGACTTTCCAGCTGACTCATTGATAGGGGTGGAGTAGGTTTTGTGTGGGAAGAAATAGGGTTGGGCTGAATCTGCTGCCTAGTTCTCACTTAGTGGGAAAGTTAGATCTTGGCTATAAGGGCAgccaatccagattttttttttggggggggggggtggccataCAGAGTTTCAGAGGGCCACACTGATGTGTTTGCTCCCTTCACCAACATGAGGGGGCACACCTGCTGGCTGAGGGGGCAGAGGTGCCAGCAGCCAGCCAtcccccagccccacagcaatGAAGCCCCGGGTGTTCCCAGTGGTTCCAGCACAGAAATGTCAGCCCCCTAACCTTTGGACTTAGGCTGCAGGAAGGAGCCCTGTGTCATAAAGGCAAATGATAGCTGACTTGTGAAAGAACTGTAGAAATAAGAGGCTTTCTTTGCTTTATCTTTGTCATTACAATCCTTAAAGAACACTTGTAGCATGGTCATGGTTTATTTTGTTCCAGCTGTTCAGCAATTTTATCCAAAGTAATTCAAAACAATTCAGACAAGCTTCCGATTCTATCATCTTTCAATAGCCTTTATCACCTTGGACCGTATAAGCTTCTCAGCAGTCTTAAGATCTGCTACAAGAGCTCCCGGGCTCTATGAAACACTCAAAATGGCACTGGTTGCTCAACCACAGGGGCAATTCAGGAGTGATTtgagtttccctcccttctgcactTTTGGAGGTGCTGTGGTGCTGCCTTCACCACACCACCTCCGGCAGTTGCagcacttcctcccctcccccaaagtggAGTGCACTGTTAGGTTTGAACAAATTTCCATACGacgttaaaaaaaatccttcacatGAAAACTGAATGACATAGAGCAAGCTAGGTTTGAAACCCTCTctgcaacatttaaaataattcctATGAGCCTCTACCTGCAATGTGATGTGCTCAGAAACAAGTTTACCACTTTGGGGGGGAAACTAGGCCAGATGTCCATCTCTATTAACTGTGATGTTAATCACAAACtttgcaggaaaaacaaaacctTAGGTTGTCTGTTATGCCTTCTATAGAAACCTCAAGCACTTCATACAAGCTGAAGAACTAATTTCATAAAAATCAGCTAAGGAGGAAGTAACTAGATTGAGAAGGGAAAATTACCAGCCTTCAAAGTGGCTGCAGCTCCAGTTACAAGTGAATTCCTGAGCCTTGAATCACAGAAGAGTTCTTTTAGTCCTTGGGGCCCATTCACCATcaatttcaatccccccccccccccagctgtctcACAGAACATCTACTGAAAACTAGAATGACAAAACAGTCTAAGGGGCTACAAGGCAAAATTTATTGTGGCACATGCTTTCCTTTCTACTTTTGTCAGATGCACGAACCAAAACTAATCCTTGGTGCATCAGCTATTTAAAGCTAGTAAGAAGTTAAACGTTAGTCTTCTCCCCAAAACTTAAATCTTACAGTTAGTTAATTATTAGAGACTCCCTTGCATTTGTTAAGACTACTGATTTGGAAAAATAATAACCACCTCTGCTCTTCAGTAATATGCAGAATTCCCTAAACAATAAATCTTTCATAACAATCCTGAGAACATTTTGAATTGACAAAAATCATGCTAGATTATAATCAAAAGGGTTGTTCTGTTGGCCAGCAATTAAATTAAGCCGGATCTCATACAAGTAGAATGTATGCGTCCTTTCATGTAAAAAATTCTATTGAGGGGACCTGCATAATCTATGAAGATGTGTGGTAGTGCCCAGTCCATGTGGGATCCAATCTTTGACAAACGGTATTGTGCCAACAAACCCGTATTATTCCACAGCATGATCCAAGAACTGCAGACAAGCAGAAGATGCTCCCTTAGGAGATTACCTTTGAGACACTACAGCTGCTAATGTTTTGCAAAGCACTCATATCCAAGCTCCTGCCTGCCAGTACTGTCCAGCTGGCTAGTGGCCCATGTTTATGGAAATGCTATTTTAGTTCATCATAAACAAGTTTACAAGCTCTGTTACTGCAGTTCTAAATATAAGCTGCCTATGCTCTCACACCCATCCTGAAGCCACATTGTTATGCAACTCAGTAGGCTGACCCAAGCTGACGGCTAAGGGCCTGAAAGCCAAACAGGAACAGATACCTGGCCCAAGCAAGGCAACTCTTGCTCATCCTTGCCTTCATCCACTCACAGGACAAGGAACATGATTTAGTTCTGGCTGCACAAGGAGTCTAGTGCACTAATCAATCATATAGGCCTTATGAGCTTATTTTTAAGAGAACAAcagagttatttttttttttatttttatataccgCACTCCCcccgagggctcagggtggttacGGGAGAGATGGGAGTTAAATTTTGATTTGTATCTAATCTGCTGTCTAGATATTAGAAttctggcccttcaatgatgctgTCATCTTCTGTCATCAACTTGCAGTTTCTTGCtttggttctttttttccttctgcacaTCAACAATTATTAATATGTGAGGTATAGGTGGTGGGGCACACTGTTTGAACATTCACACACACCAAGGGTGATAACCCTTAAtacacacaatttaaaatatcatCAAGAACTAAGCACcacaggagtttttaaaaaatcagatggtCTTTATTTCAGTGACCAAAACTATTAACACCATGAGGGTGAAAACCAGAACCAAAGAAGCCTGTATTTTCCCCATTTCAAGCAACAGAAGATAAACATAAGTTACAAAACTTTGAAAACATACAAGTCGCATTACACAGTACCTTGACAGTCACCAATCTTGCCAGTTTTGaaacaaaaacagcattaaaCACACTTGTGAAGTATTTATATTAAACTCACATGGAACAATAAGCAGCATTTCACAATAGACCAGGTCAAAAAAATACTGCATgagcaaagagagaaaaagtatCTTGGAATTTCACAGAATgatcacttttaaaaatgaaaaaaaaaaagtataaataaCAGCAGTCTCAGTCTCTCTGAATGAGAAATGTCCAATCTGGAAATGTCATGAGAAAAGTTTTGTGGAGGTAAAAATGGTATTGCCCACCACTGTTCAATGTATATCTGGACAGCTTCAGGCATCAAGGAAAGCTGCCAGTATGCCTTTAATGTATGTACtttaatccccccaccccacacacatacagttGAGTCACTCAGGGTTCTACCCACacctttaaacacacacaaagctAAGGCAGCATAAGTAGGAAATCCCCTGCACTCTTGGACCCAATGTAATGCAAATGCTAGTCATATGAGAGATGTGTCATAACTAGTATGACCGGttgggttccccctcccccttcctgctctccacatacacacacacacacacacaggcaagaCTAATCTGGTTTTGAGATCTTCTCTGGGAAAAGAAACAGGCCACTTCATCATTCTTAATTACTAGgtaagaaaaaaagggaaggcCCTGAGGAAAAGAATACTGGgcagatctctctctccccccacaccagGAAGGAGCGGGACTGACAAAAGCTGCTTTTCTTCAACAGCTCCCAGCAGGACTTTTTAACCCTTCAGAGGAGCTGCCCCAGCTGCCTAAGGGTCTTGAACTCCCCTCCCTTTAATCCCATTCCAAAGGGAAACGGGGGAAACAAAACAGCCACCCAGAAGaggcaacaatttaaaaaaaaggcagaataAGCATGTCATTgactagaacccccccccccccaaaaaaaaaaatattcaaaagacACTGTACAGATAGTGGTTGCTTTTTCCACAGGAATCAAGCATCTGAAAGCAGACTGCAAGATCCGACTGGTTTGAAGTCTTTCTTCCTGGAGGTTCTCCCCCACCTCTCTCAAAGTTATTGCAGTTCCTCCATTAAGCAACACCGACGCTCTCCTTGGCGCGGTCGGGCCCTCGTTTGGCTCACAACAGCTGCGTCCCGGGCTCGCAGGCCAAGGTGCGGCGTCCTTCTCCGGCAAGCATCGCTCCCCCTCCCGCAGGCTTTTGTCCCGCCTGTTTCCCAGGCCACCAGAGCGTCTCTTGCCTCACCCCACCGGGAGGAAAAGGCGGAGGGACTCGCTTGtgacccccgcccgcccccccatccGTCACCAGCCTCCCGCTGCGCGCCTTCCTGAGCGCCAAGGCCCCGCCACCAAGGAGCCGGGGCTGCTAAGCCGGGTGTGGGAGGCGGTGCTCAGCCCCCCCAGCCGCCAAAGAGGGGCTCCGGCAGGCTCCGCTTCTCCGGACCGAGAAGTTTCCGCTCCCGCGAGTCCTTGGCAGGGGCGCGCTTTAGAAAGCCATCACCGCTCTCACCATGATGCTGAGCACGCCGCCGTCCCCTCGCCTGCAGCTCGCCTTGGGCTCGTCGCCGCCTTTCGCCGCCTGCGGCGAGAGGATCAAGCCCGAGAAGCGGTCCTGCAAGACTCGAGCCAAGCTCGGGAAAGGGCCCTCTTGGCGCTGCGGCTGCCGCTCGCCTTCCTCTTCCACCAGCTTCGCCTTCTTGCTGGGCACCAGGCCGGCTTCGGCGGCGCCGATCTTGCCCAGGCTGCTGCTGCGGCGCTTGCGACTCGGCTTGGGGGCGCCCCGGCTCCAGCTAGTCCGGGACTGGGCAGGCGCGGGCGAGCAGCCGGGCTCCTCCTGAGTCTCCATGGGCTCCGGCTCGGCTGCAAGCGAAGCAAGCGGCGGCGGTGTCTCCAAAGACGGCGGGCTGGGAAGCGAAGCCTCCGGCTGTGCCCGGGGAAGTCTCTCCAGTGCCTGAGGACTGGGGGGTGACGggggcccctccagatgttgaggGCTCGACCCCTGTAAGTCCAGGTGCGGTTGCTGCCCTGCAAACCCCTCTCCCGGGCCGACGCCCACGGCCATCTCGTCCTCTTCCTCCAGCTTGGCGGAGAGGTAGAGGTCCCGGGCATTTCGCATGACGAGGGAGAGCTGCAGGCTGCGATGGAGCCGGAGGCCGCCGCGCTGCATACGCGAGTGGTACATTTTCCACACCGACATGGTCATGATGCGCTGCGCTTCCTTCTGCACTTCCATGCTGGCCTTTAGAGTCTTCGGGGTTACTCAAGAGCGGGCAGGAAACCTTTGTCCTTTCTCCGCGAAGGCGAaagtctcacccccccccctcctttctgcgCGCGGTGTTGTTGACTGCACTGGAGCTTCCCTTGCGCCGTCCACCCTCAATGAGTGGGGCCGCGCCCAGCGCGCTCGTTTTTATACGGCTGGTGATCTCAGCGCCcgggcctcccccgccccctccgcgAGCCGCATCCG of Sphaerodactylus townsendi isolate TG3544 linkage group LG03, MPM_Stown_v2.3, whole genome shotgun sequence contains these proteins:
- the IER2 gene encoding immediate early response gene 2 protein, which translates into the protein MEVQKEAQRIMTMSVWKMYHSRMQRGGLRLHRSLQLSLVMRNARDLYLSAKLEEEDEMAVGVGPGEGFAGQQPHLDLQGSSPQHLEGPPSPPSPQALERLPRAQPEASLPSPPSLETPPPLASLAAEPEPMETQEEPGCSPAPAQSRTSWSRGAPKPSRKRRSSSLGKIGAAEAGLVPSKKAKLVEEEGERQPQRQEGPFPSLARVLQDRFSGLILSPQAAKGGDEPKASCRRGDGGVLSIMVRAVMAF